One genomic segment of Hymenobacter psoromatis includes these proteins:
- a CDS encoding RNA polymerase sigma factor, which produces MDSSPALAADAQLIKAIAGGDERALSQLYRLHWPMISHFVLQNSGSEDDARDVYQEGVMVFYEKVREGSLELSCQIKTYLYAVCRRLWLKRLTSKSRLHGVRLLDEEEYGPYLNTGAEDDVQEAEERDRRFATMSEALTHLGEPCRSLLEGFYLLEKSMLDLTAEHGYTNADTAKTQKYKCLTRLKKLFFASYKEA; this is translated from the coding sequence ATGGATAGCTCACCGGCGCTGGCCGCCGATGCCCAACTCATCAAGGCCATTGCGGGCGGCGACGAGCGGGCCCTCAGCCAGCTCTACCGCCTGCACTGGCCGATGATATCGCACTTCGTGCTGCAAAACAGCGGCTCGGAGGACGATGCCCGCGACGTGTACCAGGAAGGCGTAATGGTATTTTATGAGAAGGTGCGCGAAGGCTCGCTGGAGCTAAGCTGCCAGATTAAAACTTACCTCTACGCCGTGTGCCGCCGCCTGTGGCTCAAGCGCCTCACCTCCAAAAGCCGGCTGCACGGCGTGCGCCTGCTCGATGAGGAAGAATACGGCCCTTACCTCAACACGGGGGCCGAAGACGATGTGCAGGAAGCCGAGGAGCGCGACCGACGATTCGCTACCATGAGCGAGGCGCTGACCCACCTGGGTGAGCCCTGCCGCTCGCTACTCGAAGGCTTTTATTTGCTCGAAAAATCGATGCTCGACCTCACCGCCGAGCACGGCTACACCAACGCCGACACTGCCAAAACTCAAAAATATAAGTGCCTGACGCGCCTGAAAAAGTTATTTTTTGCCAGTTATAAAGAAGCTTAG
- a CDS encoding DUF1345 domain-containing protein, which translates to MEKNTVSPSLWHRVGHLPATMRLIAGVGAGVGAWALSPAHYSVLIRLIIGWDAFTATSLALIWLSMNSADADRIRAIAAKEDLSRLLSFVFVLVAAAASLLAVILLLSTTHNMSPAMLTRHIALSGVAVAGSWLLVHTVFTLRYAHMYYDADPEGRDVGGLDFPGKVEEPDYLDMAYFSFVVGMTAQTADVGISGRNIRRLALLHGLISFVFNTALVALVINGIAGIL; encoded by the coding sequence GTGGAAAAAAATACTGTTTCGCCCTCGTTGTGGCATCGCGTGGGTCATTTGCCGGCCACCATGCGCTTAATAGCCGGGGTAGGAGCCGGGGTAGGAGCCTGGGCGCTGAGTCCGGCCCACTATTCGGTGCTCATTCGCCTCATTATTGGTTGGGATGCGTTTACTGCTACATCGCTAGCGCTCATCTGGCTGAGCATGAATTCGGCCGATGCCGACCGCATCCGGGCCATCGCGGCCAAAGAAGATTTGAGCCGGCTGCTGAGCTTTGTGTTTGTGCTGGTGGCGGCAGCGGCCAGCCTGCTGGCCGTGATATTGCTGCTCAGCACCACGCACAACATGAGCCCGGCTATGCTCACCCGGCACATTGCCCTGAGCGGCGTGGCGGTGGCGGGCTCCTGGCTGCTGGTGCACACCGTGTTTACGCTTCGCTACGCGCACATGTACTACGACGCTGACCCCGAGGGCCGCGATGTGGGCGGCCTCGACTTCCCAGGTAAAGTAGAAGAACCCGACTACCTTGACATGGCTTACTTCTCCTTCGTGGTCGGGATGACGGCTCAAACCGCCGACGTTGGTATCAGTGGGCGTAATATTCGCCGGCTGGCACTGCTGCACGGCCTCATTTCCTTCGTCTTCAATACGGCCCTAGTTGCGCTGGTTATCAACGGCATAGCAGGAATCCTTTAG
- a CDS encoding S1C family serine protease: MQTEADYYALFEAYQRGELAAGARAGLEARLGAEPRLQQLYAEYVELTDTLTAYGERRHNRQLISSLHEAMLTAEAAPAFEEKQADGLSYSVNPRLSLSRTEQKLREFWGGHRATVGVAASVAVLAVFSTLLGLEWWRTAKVQPSLYGYSVMRRELEQIKKSQRALSHRVNTQLEVPATPPREGKFSGTGFALTADGYLVTSAHVIQGADSLLVEGRDHQRYKAETVYSDAKHDLAILRIKDANFDGFGRLPYVFKGGQADLGERVYTLGYPREDVVYGEGALSARSGFGGDTAFYQVSIPVNPGNSGGPLLDERGNLIGVVSGRQDDAQSAAFATKSSYLVRLVDSLKNRQPAAAYHLPHGNQLAGAGRAQQVKRLQDFVFVVKVYE, encoded by the coding sequence ATGCAGACCGAAGCCGATTACTACGCCTTATTTGAAGCTTACCAGCGCGGCGAGCTGGCGGCGGGGGCACGGGCCGGCCTGGAGGCGCGCCTTGGGGCCGAGCCGCGCTTGCAACAGTTGTATGCCGAGTACGTGGAGCTGACCGATACGCTGACGGCTTACGGCGAACGCCGGCACAACCGCCAGCTTATCAGCAGCTTGCACGAAGCTATGCTAACCGCCGAGGCTGCGCCGGCATTTGAGGAAAAGCAGGCCGACGGCTTGTCATACAGTGTGAACCCGCGGCTGAGTTTGTCGCGCACCGAGCAGAAGCTGCGCGAGTTTTGGGGTGGGCACCGCGCCACGGTGGGCGTGGCCGCTTCGGTGGCCGTGCTGGCCGTGTTCAGCACCCTGCTGGGGCTGGAATGGTGGCGCACGGCCAAAGTGCAGCCCTCGCTGTACGGCTACTCGGTGATGCGCCGCGAGCTGGAACAGATTAAGAAGAGCCAGCGGGCGCTGAGCCACAGGGTGAATACCCAGCTGGAAGTGCCCGCTACGCCGCCGCGCGAGGGCAAGTTCAGCGGCACGGGCTTCGCCCTCACTGCCGATGGCTACCTGGTAACAAGCGCGCACGTGATTCAGGGGGCCGACTCGCTGCTGGTGGAAGGCCGCGACCACCAGCGCTACAAGGCCGAAACGGTGTATTCGGATGCCAAGCACGACTTGGCTATCCTGCGCATCAAGGACGCGAATTTTGATGGCTTCGGCCGCCTACCCTATGTGTTTAAGGGCGGGCAAGCCGACTTAGGGGAGCGGGTGTACACGCTGGGCTACCCCCGCGAGGACGTGGTGTACGGTGAGGGTGCGCTGAGCGCCCGCTCGGGCTTCGGCGGCGACACGGCCTTCTACCAGGTCAGTATCCCGGTAAACCCCGGCAACTCGGGCGGCCCGCTGCTGGATGAGCGCGGCAATCTCATCGGCGTCGTGAGCGGCCGGCAGGATGACGCGCAAAGCGCCGCCTTCGCCACCAAGTCGTCTTATTTAGTACGCTTGGTTGACTCGCTTAAGAACCGGCAGCCCGCCGCCGCCTACCACCTGCCCCACGGCAATCAGCTGGCCGGCGCGGGCCGCGCCCAGCAGGTGAAGCGCCTGCAAGACTTCGTGTTCGTGGTAAAAGTATACGAATAA
- a CDS encoding nicotinate phosphoribosyltransferase: MNDAPLSGLYRPSLALLTDLYQLTMAYGYWKNNLHEREAVFHLYFRKAPFEGGYAVAAGLALAVDYLETLRFSDDDITYLAGLTGSKGTRLFPDEFLAYLRALKFTCDVDAIAEGTVVFGNEPLVRVQGPLLQAQLVETALLTLVNFQTLIATKSARVRDAAGPTDSVLEFGLRRAQGPDGGLGASRAAYLGGADATSNVLAGQRYGIPVRGTHAHSWVMTFTDEKDAFRAYADAFPDDSVFLVDTYDTLDGVRHAIEVALEMRQHGHELSGIRLDSGDLAYLSKEARKLLDAAGFEDVRIVASNDLEENLILNLRQQGARIDTWGVGTQLVTAYNQAALGGVYKLAALRTEDGQGWDFTIKLSEQQAKTSIPGILQVRRYLGDGGQPRADMIYNVAAPEALPPSPTIIDPAEATRRRPVHPNAPFLDLLAPVLRQGRLVQPLPTLAESRTHARQEVNSLDPSIRRYLNPHVYPVGLEQSLHEFRTQLMLAKRPVRPA; this comes from the coding sequence ATGAACGACGCGCCCCTCTCCGGCCTCTACCGCCCCTCGCTGGCCCTGCTCACCGACCTCTACCAGCTCACAATGGCCTACGGGTATTGGAAAAACAACCTCCACGAGCGCGAGGCAGTGTTTCACCTTTACTTCCGCAAAGCGCCATTCGAGGGCGGCTACGCCGTGGCGGCGGGCCTGGCCCTGGCCGTAGACTACCTGGAAACGCTGCGCTTTTCGGACGATGATATTACCTACCTGGCCGGCCTCACGGGCAGCAAGGGGACCCGGCTTTTCCCTGATGAGTTTCTGGCCTACTTAAGGGCCTTAAAATTCACCTGCGACGTGGATGCCATCGCCGAGGGCACAGTCGTATTTGGCAATGAGCCGCTGGTGCGCGTGCAGGGCCCGCTGCTGCAAGCGCAATTAGTAGAAACGGCCCTGCTCACGCTCGTCAATTTCCAGACCCTCATCGCCACTAAGTCGGCCCGCGTGCGCGACGCCGCCGGGCCGACCGACTCCGTGCTGGAGTTTGGTCTGCGCCGCGCCCAGGGGCCCGACGGCGGCCTCGGAGCAAGCCGCGCCGCCTACCTCGGCGGGGCCGATGCCACCAGCAACGTGCTGGCCGGCCAGCGCTACGGCATCCCGGTGCGCGGCACTCACGCCCACAGCTGGGTCATGACCTTTACCGATGAAAAAGACGCTTTTCGCGCTTACGCCGACGCCTTTCCCGACGACTCGGTATTCTTGGTGGATACCTACGACACGCTCGACGGCGTGCGCCACGCCATCGAAGTAGCCCTCGAAATGCGTCAGCACGGCCACGAACTGAGCGGTATCCGCCTGGATTCAGGCGACTTGGCTTATCTGTCGAAAGAAGCGCGCAAGCTGCTCGACGCAGCCGGCTTCGAGGACGTGCGCATCGTGGCCAGCAATGATTTGGAAGAAAATCTCATCCTCAACCTCAGGCAGCAGGGCGCGCGCATCGATACCTGGGGGGTAGGGACGCAGCTCGTGACGGCCTACAACCAGGCGGCCCTCGGCGGGGTGTACAAGCTGGCCGCCCTGCGCACCGAAGATGGCCAGGGCTGGGATTTCACCATCAAGCTCTCCGAGCAGCAGGCCAAAACCAGCATCCCCGGAATCCTGCAAGTGCGCCGCTACCTGGGCGACGGCGGCCAGCCCCGCGCCGACATGATTTATAACGTGGCCGCCCCCGAGGCCCTACCCCCCTCCCCGACCATCATCGACCCGGCCGAGGCTACCCGGCGCCGCCCCGTGCACCCCAACGCGCCCTTCCTGGACCTACTGGCCCCGGTGCTGCGTCAGGGCCGCCTGGTGCAGCCACTCCCTACCCTGGCCGAAAGCCGCACCCATGCCCGCCAGGAAGTCAACAGCCTGGACCCCAGCATCCGCCGCTACCTCAACCCGCACGTGTACCCCGTGGGCCTGGAGCAGTCGCTCCACGAGTTCCGCACGCAGTTGATGCTGGCGAAGCGGCCGGTGCGGCCGGCGTAG
- a CDS encoding 5-methylcytosine restriction system specificity protein McrC gives MIPLATLYYLLCYSWQRLPEPAVLRAAEAAPFHRPLELLTQMLLHATRQRLRPALPLAFIAIEEETNQLRGRVELAPTLGRGLLPQGRAVCGFEELSPNQPLHRLLAGTLAALATHPALPLPLRREVSALRSRLPASVVPVVPGVAVIGALRRQRLASAEAFLLHICELIYETALPAPAAGGRGRVADFRQDERLMARIFEQAVRNFYRREQRQYRVFTETIAWQATAPHTPDLALLPTMLTDTTLESPARKIILDTKYYAAALRPRYDQPRLIAPHLYQLFAYLQNLRPTPGQALEGILLYPAATAAVDVRYLLGGHPVRIVTLDLQQPWLGIAADLLALVG, from the coding sequence ATGATTCCGCTCGCTACCCTGTATTATTTGCTGTGCTACTCCTGGCAGCGGCTGCCCGAGCCGGCCGTGCTGCGCGCCGCCGAGGCAGCGCCCTTCCACCGCCCGCTGGAGCTGCTTACCCAGATGCTGCTGCACGCCACCCGCCAACGGCTGCGGCCGGCCCTACCCCTTGCTTTTATCGCTATTGAAGAGGAAACCAACCAGTTGCGCGGGCGCGTCGAGCTGGCTCCGACCCTGGGCCGGGGGCTGCTGCCGCAAGGCCGCGCTGTATGCGGCTTCGAGGAGCTGAGCCCCAACCAGCCGCTGCACCGGCTGCTGGCTGGCACGCTGGCCGCCCTGGCTACGCACCCCGCCCTACCCCTGCCGTTGCGCCGGGAGGTGAGCGCGCTACGCAGCCGCCTACCCGCCAGCGTGGTACCGGTAGTGCCGGGCGTGGCGGTAATCGGGGCGCTGCGGCGGCAGCGCCTGGCATCCGCCGAGGCGTTTTTGCTGCATATCTGCGAGCTGATTTACGAAACGGCGCTGCCCGCGCCGGCGGCGGGGGGTAGGGGCCGCGTGGCTGACTTCCGGCAGGATGAGCGGCTGATGGCCCGCATTTTTGAGCAGGCGGTGCGCAACTTTTACCGCCGCGAGCAGCGGCAGTACCGCGTGTTTACCGAAACTATTGCCTGGCAGGCCACCGCGCCCCACACCCCGGATTTGGCCCTGCTGCCCACCATGCTCACCGACACGACCCTGGAGAGCCCGGCCCGCAAAATTATTCTTGATACCAAGTACTACGCCGCCGCCCTGCGCCCGCGCTACGACCAGCCGCGGCTCATCGCGCCGCACCTCTACCAGCTCTTTGCTTACCTTCAAAACCTGCGCCCTACCCCCGGCCAGGCCCTCGAAGGCATCCTGCTTTACCCGGCCGCCACGGCCGCCGTGGACGTGCGCTACCTGCTGGGCGGCCATCCGGTACGCATCGTTACCCTCGATTTGCAGCAGCCCTGGCTCGGCATCGCTGCCGACCTGCTGGCGCTGGTGGGATGA
- a CDS encoding septal ring lytic transglycosylase RlpA family protein produces the protein MTLTQSTSFSAFLLRCLLGLALGIGLVLPAAARTNRTNRAHTLRHKHMRHRIHILRMLPTFIPTARAGYATVLRGRASWYGKYFQGRKTTSGERFNRFKYTCAHKTLPFGTRLRVTNLDNGATVVVRVTDRGPFRHERIIDLAEVAARPLGLVEAGAATVVAEVVPDTTPLGIADTPDNLTELRTADPNPNAPFTAYLLPEKLTADELAAAAVVPTPAANAVPTAPRFAVQAGTFDDVLAARTALAHILTIDQALPAEVVAVTAEGRTQHRVIIGQLDSWLAAETVRRHLQLWGVIGQVYALPAAAGASVAVVPPTATAGQ, from the coding sequence ATGACGCTTACGCAATCCACTTCTTTTTCTGCTTTTCTACTACGCTGCCTCTTAGGGCTAGCGCTGGGAATAGGGCTGGTGTTGCCGGCCGCTGCCCGTACTAATCGTACTAACCGGGCGCATACACTGCGCCACAAGCATATGCGGCACCGCATCCATATTCTGCGGATGCTGCCCACCTTTATCCCAACCGCCCGCGCTGGCTATGCTACCGTGCTGCGGGGCCGCGCCTCGTGGTATGGCAAATATTTTCAGGGCCGAAAAACTACTAGTGGCGAGCGCTTTAACCGCTTTAAGTATACCTGCGCGCACAAAACCTTGCCCTTCGGCACCCGCCTGCGCGTAACTAACCTCGACAACGGCGCGACCGTAGTGGTGCGCGTCACGGACCGCGGGCCCTTCCGCCACGAGCGCATCATCGACTTGGCCGAAGTGGCCGCCCGCCCACTGGGCCTCGTAGAGGCCGGCGCGGCCACCGTGGTAGCCGAGGTAGTGCCGGATACTACCCCCCTCGGCATTGCTGACACGCCTGATAACCTCACCGAGCTGCGCACGGCCGACCCCAACCCCAACGCGCCCTTTACGGCCTACCTGCTGCCCGAGAAGCTCACCGCCGATGAGCTAGCCGCCGCCGCCGTGGTCCCTACCCCCGCCGCTAACGCCGTGCCGACCGCCCCACGTTTTGCCGTGCAGGCGGGCACCTTCGATGATGTGCTGGCGGCACGCACCGCGCTGGCCCATATCCTAACCATCGACCAAGCGCTGCCAGCTGAAGTTGTGGCCGTGACCGCCGAAGGCCGAACCCAACACCGCGTCATCATTGGCCAGCTCGATAGTTGGCTGGCCGCCGAAACCGTGCGCCGCCACCTCCAACTCTGGGGCGTAATAGGGCAAGTGTACGCCTTGCCGGCTGCCGCTGGGGCCAGCGTGGCGGTCGTGCCGCCTACTGCTACTGCCGGGCAGTAG
- a CDS encoding DUF72 domain-containing protein — MDFGRLPDLRYVDFRLPPDHPDTARVLARAPVPTLPTLYVGCPIWTNKEWLGSYFPQGAKEPDFLKYYARQFNSIELNTTHYRIPDAPTGRRWREAVGPGFKFCPKLPRSISHERELYNTDALTLSFTRAVQELGDNLGTCFLQLPPHFGPENLPRLERFLLDWPAEVPLAVELRHPRWFSDKALADTVFATLEALNKTLVITDVAGRRDVLAQRLTTPTAFIRLNGHGLIPSDYARADAWAARLAAWYAQGLHTAYVFIHQKDVRHAPIWAQHFLARMHELTGIAVPPPKLISQQVQGSLF; from the coding sequence ATGGATTTTGGCCGCCTGCCCGACCTGCGCTACGTTGATTTTCGCCTACCCCCCGACCACCCCGACACCGCGCGGGTGCTGGCCCGCGCTCCGGTCCCTACCCTCCCCACGCTGTACGTGGGCTGCCCCATCTGGACTAATAAAGAGTGGCTGGGCTCGTACTTCCCGCAGGGCGCGAAGGAGCCGGACTTTCTGAAGTACTACGCCCGGCAGTTCAACTCCATCGAGCTGAATACCACGCACTACCGCATCCCGGACGCGCCCACCGGGCGGCGCTGGCGCGAGGCTGTGGGGCCGGGCTTTAAGTTCTGCCCCAAGCTGCCGCGCAGCATCAGCCACGAGCGTGAGTTGTACAACACGGATGCCCTTACGCTGAGCTTCACGCGGGCCGTGCAGGAGCTGGGCGACAATCTGGGTACTTGCTTTTTGCAGCTGCCCCCGCATTTCGGCCCCGAAAATCTACCGCGCCTGGAGCGCTTCCTGCTCGACTGGCCCGCCGAGGTGCCGCTGGCCGTGGAGCTGCGCCACCCCCGCTGGTTTTCGGATAAAGCCTTGGCCGACACGGTGTTCGCTACGCTCGAAGCGCTTAATAAAACGTTGGTAATTACCGACGTGGCCGGCCGGCGCGACGTACTGGCCCAGCGCCTCACTACCCCCACCGCCTTCATCCGCCTCAACGGCCACGGCCTCATCCCGAGCGACTACGCCCGCGCCGACGCCTGGGCCGCCCGCCTGGCCGCGTGGTACGCGCAGGGCCTGCATACGGCCTATGTATTTATCCACCAGAAAGATGTGCGCCACGCGCCCATCTGGGCTCAGCACTTCCTGGCCCGCATGCACGAGCTGACGGGAATCGCAGTACCGCCGCCGAAACTAATTTCTCAGCAGGTGCAAGGCAGCTTGTTTTGA
- a CDS encoding DUF4240 domain-containing protein: MDKQEFWRIIDLAHQQANGDEQIQEVLLIKALENHEPAQIIEFECLLRQQIIAADDFKVMAAQKIILGSVSDDSYLYFRCWLIGQGEDVFSQALRNPDSLAAIDTEEVNPDFESLLYVATQAYQHKTGKEEEDESFPRDVASERGLNYDFETETKGEDWEEEQLPTLLPSLWAKYN, from the coding sequence ATGGATAAACAGGAGTTTTGGCGCATTATTGACTTAGCTCACCAGCAAGCTAACGGCGATGAGCAGATACAAGAAGTTCTATTAATCAAGGCTTTAGAAAATCACGAGCCTGCTCAGATAATAGAATTTGAATGCCTGCTTCGGCAGCAGATTATTGCGGCGGATGATTTCAAGGTGATGGCAGCCCAAAAAATTATTCTGGGCTCCGTTTCCGATGACTCCTATCTCTACTTCCGCTGCTGGCTCATTGGCCAAGGCGAAGACGTTTTTTCGCAAGCGCTTCGCAACCCCGATTCGCTGGCCGCTATCGACACGGAAGAAGTAAATCCCGATTTTGAGTCATTGCTCTACGTTGCTACGCAAGCTTACCAGCACAAAACAGGTAAGGAAGAAGAGGATGAAAGCTTTCCGCGTGATGTAGCAAGTGAGCGCGGGCTGAACTATGATTTTGAGACAGAGACAAAAGGCGAAGACTGGGAAGAGGAGCAGTTGCCTACTCTTCTTCCCAGTCTTTGGGCTAAATACAACTAA
- a CDS encoding DUF1501 domain-containing protein, which yields MKRRDFLQTSAAAVTGATVLGGFPIGAYAYSPELAALTNATTATDKVLVIIQLQGGNDGLNMIIPVDQYAALAAARPNIMLPQSQVLPLTAATGIHPAMATAQQLYKNGQLGVVQSVGYPTPNFSHFRATDIWTSGSGSDVVWTTGWGGRYLDEEFPGFPTSYPSAQNPDPLAISIGSVVSNCVQGPTVNMGMAIASTTSFYQLLSGGTDAAPATQAGHELAFIRQVVSQTQVYTATIQAAAGKAKNLSPLYPATGQNALADQLKIVAQLVAGGLSTRIYVCQLGGFDLHSNQVVTGSPTTGAHATLLGKVADGINAFQDDLKRLNVQDRVIGMTFSEFGRRIRANSGYGTDHGAAAPLLVFGSQANPIVYGTNPQLPANAGVNDNVAMQVDFRSVYTSILQDWFQVPQSTLVQLFGQSFPYVPVIKQKALATAAGANPVVGFSVYPNPAAGSATVVFESQGEAVQLLLLDSLGREVRRVVDGQVLGSGPQRVPVEVAGLAPGTYHCVVREGGRNSALLLIVAD from the coding sequence ATGAAACGTCGCGACTTTCTTCAGACTTCCGCCGCTGCTGTGACGGGCGCTACCGTGCTGGGTGGCTTTCCAATTGGAGCCTACGCCTACTCGCCCGAGCTGGCGGCGCTCACCAACGCCACCACGGCCACCGATAAGGTACTGGTTATCATACAGCTACAGGGTGGTAATGATGGGCTGAACATGATTATTCCGGTGGACCAGTACGCGGCGCTGGCGGCGGCCCGGCCCAATATTATGCTGCCCCAGAGCCAGGTGCTACCCCTCACGGCGGCCACCGGCATTCACCCAGCGATGGCCACGGCGCAGCAGCTCTATAAAAACGGCCAGCTGGGCGTGGTGCAGAGCGTAGGCTACCCAACCCCCAACTTTTCGCACTTCCGGGCCACCGATATCTGGACTTCCGGCTCCGGCTCGGACGTAGTGTGGACGACCGGCTGGGGCGGGCGCTACCTGGATGAGGAGTTTCCGGGCTTTCCTACTAGCTACCCCAGCGCGCAAAATCCTGACCCACTGGCTATCAGCATTGGCTCGGTAGTGAGCAACTGCGTGCAGGGCCCCACCGTGAACATGGGCATGGCCATCGCCAGCACCACTAGTTTTTACCAGCTGCTGAGCGGTGGCACCGATGCCGCGCCCGCCACCCAGGCCGGCCACGAGCTAGCCTTTATCCGGCAGGTGGTGAGCCAGACGCAGGTGTACACGGCCACTATTCAGGCGGCGGCGGGCAAGGCCAAGAACTTATCGCCACTCTACCCCGCTACCGGCCAGAACGCGCTGGCCGACCAGCTCAAAATAGTGGCCCAGCTGGTGGCCGGCGGCCTCAGCACCCGCATCTATGTGTGTCAGCTCGGTGGCTTCGACCTGCACTCCAACCAAGTTGTTACCGGCAGCCCCACTACCGGCGCGCACGCCACGCTGCTGGGCAAGGTGGCCGACGGCATCAACGCCTTTCAGGACGACCTGAAGCGCCTGAACGTGCAGGACCGGGTAATCGGGATGACGTTTTCGGAGTTTGGCCGGCGCATCCGGGCCAATTCGGGCTACGGTACCGACCACGGCGCGGCGGCCCCGCTCCTGGTGTTCGGTTCGCAGGCCAACCCCATCGTGTACGGGACCAACCCCCAGCTGCCCGCTAACGCGGGCGTGAACGACAACGTGGCCATGCAGGTGGACTTTCGCAGCGTGTACACTAGCATTCTGCAAGACTGGTTTCAGGTGCCGCAAAGCACGTTAGTTCAGCTTTTTGGCCAGAGCTTTCCCTACGTGCCCGTTATCAAGCAAAAGGCCCTGGCCACGGCGGCCGGTGCTAATCCGGTGGTGGGCTTCAGCGTCTATCCCAACCCGGCGGCGGGGTCGGCCACGGTAGTTTTTGAGAGCCAGGGTGAAGCCGTGCAGCTGTTGCTGCTCGACAGCCTGGGCCGCGAGGTACGCCGCGTGGTCGATGGCCAAGTGCTGGGCAGCGGGCCGCAGCGCGTGCCAGTAGAAGTAGCGGGCCTGGCCCCCGGCACCTACCATTGCGTGGTGCGCGAGGGCGGACGTAACAGCGCCCTGCTGCTGATAGTGGCCGATTAA
- a CDS encoding DUF1800 domain-containing protein: MDRRAFLQPTIAARRAAAPATGATRQLSSLREQASAYANQALPAPLSTTAALDAYAGPWGPDQAAHLLRRCLFGPTRGEIVAAAGSSLPAVLDQLLTVPAAPDPPVRVSATDTTGPIGQTWVGQPFDQTLEGVRRTSLRDWWLGQQLTQGTSLSEQMTLFWHNHFVVEFGNINSAGYGYEYVRLLRQYALGNIRQLAKDVTINPAMLRYLNGNQSVTGAPNENYGRELMELFTLGKGPLIGAGNYTTYTEADVQAAARVLTGWRDNAATAAGYFTASRHDTTTKQFSAAFGNAKITPNGAAEYQDLIDLLFRQPSTAAFLVRKLYRWFVYYVIDDQVESAIIQPLATLLVQSNYEVAPVLRQLLGSAHFFDVASVGCLIKSPLDFTVGVARQLELALPPAGSPVAQYGVWDYLYSLAYVQQQTLGDPPNVAGWAAYYQTPQFHELWINSVTLPRRNQTTDLLLGPGFTRNGFTYKADLVAWVQALPPATAQDPNLLIAEFVRLMVPINLTTNQLDFLKSALIPGLPDFEWTSEWTQFLATPTLIAKRNAVAGKLGAMARALAGLAEYQLS, from the coding sequence ATGGACCGCCGAGCTTTCCTCCAGCCTACTATTGCTGCCCGGCGCGCGGCGGCTCCGGCCACTGGGGCCACCCGCCAGCTTAGCTCGCTCCGCGAGCAGGCCAGCGCCTATGCCAATCAGGCGCTGCCCGCCCCGCTCAGCACCACCGCCGCACTCGATGCCTACGCCGGTCCCTGGGGCCCCGACCAGGCGGCCCATCTGCTGCGGCGCTGCCTGTTTGGGCCCACGCGCGGCGAAATAGTAGCGGCGGCCGGCTCCTCACTGCCCGCGGTGCTCGACCAGCTACTGACGGTGCCAGCCGCGCCGGACCCGCCCGTGCGCGTGAGTGCCACCGATACTACCGGGCCCATCGGCCAGACCTGGGTGGGGCAGCCCTTCGACCAGACTCTGGAGGGCGTGCGCCGCACCTCGCTGCGCGACTGGTGGCTGGGCCAGCAGCTCACGCAGGGCACCTCGCTGAGCGAGCAGATGACCTTGTTCTGGCACAACCATTTCGTGGTCGAGTTTGGCAACATCAACAGCGCGGGCTACGGCTACGAGTATGTGCGGCTGCTGCGTCAGTATGCGCTGGGCAACATCCGGCAGCTGGCCAAGGACGTGACCATTAACCCGGCCATGCTGCGCTATCTCAATGGTAACCAGAGCGTGACCGGCGCGCCCAACGAGAACTACGGCCGCGAGCTGATGGAATTATTCACCCTGGGCAAGGGACCGCTCATCGGGGCCGGCAACTACACTACTTACACCGAGGCCGATGTGCAGGCCGCCGCCCGCGTGCTCACCGGCTGGCGCGACAATGCCGCCACGGCCGCCGGCTACTTCACGGCCAGCCGCCACGATACCACGACCAAGCAGTTCAGCGCCGCCTTTGGCAACGCCAAAATTACCCCCAACGGGGCTGCCGAGTACCAGGATTTGATTGACCTGCTTTTTCGGCAGCCTAGCACGGCGGCGTTTCTGGTGCGCAAGCTCTACCGATGGTTTGTGTATTATGTAATTGATGACCAGGTAGAAAGCGCAATTATTCAGCCCCTGGCCACGCTGCTTGTGCAAAGCAACTACGAAGTGGCCCCGGTGCTGCGCCAGCTACTGGGCTCGGCACACTTCTTCGACGTGGCTAGCGTGGGCTGCCTCATTAAGAGTCCGCTCGACTTTACGGTGGGCGTGGCCCGGCAGCTGGAGCTGGCCCTACCCCCCGCCGGCAGCCCGGTGGCCCAGTACGGCGTGTGGGACTACCTCTATTCGCTGGCCTACGTGCAGCAGCAAACCCTCGGCGACCCGCCCAACGTGGCCGGCTGGGCGGCTTATTACCAAACGCCGCAGTTTCATGAGCTGTGGATAAACTCGGTGACGCTGCCGCGCCGCAACCAGACGACTGACCTGCTCCTGGGCCCCGGCTTCACCCGCAACGGGTTCACCTACAAGGCCGACCTCGTGGCCTGGGTGCAGGCCCTACCCCCCGCCACGGCCCAGGACCCCAACTTGCTCATCGCCGAATTTGTGCGCCTGATGGTGCCTATTAATCTGACCACCAACCAGCTGGATTTTTTGAAGAGTGCCCTCATTCCCGGCCTGCCCGACTTTGAGTGGACCAGCGAGTGGACGCAGTTTCTGGCTACGCCTACCCTTATAGCTAAGCGCAACGCCGTGGCCGGCAAGCTTGGCGCGATGGCGCGGGCCCTGGCCGGCCTGGCTGAGTATCAGCTTTCTTGA